The proteins below are encoded in one region of Metabacillus dongyingensis:
- a CDS encoding trimeric intracellular cation channel family protein — MTWEVLSIIGTIAFAVSGAIVAMEEEYDILGVYILGIVTAFGGGAIRNLLIGVPVSALWEQGMLFQIALIAMTTVFLFPNNLLKHWQRWGNLTDAIGLSAFAIQGALYATEMNHPISAVVVAAVLTGSGGGIIRDLLAGRKPLVLKSEIYAVWAVLAGIVIGFDLAESAIHLYTLFVLLVVCRVLSYTKKWRLPNKSIHH, encoded by the coding sequence ATGACTTGGGAAGTATTAAGCATCATTGGAACAATTGCGTTTGCTGTCAGCGGAGCAATTGTTGCGATGGAAGAAGAATATGATATTTTAGGCGTATATATATTAGGGATCGTTACCGCTTTCGGGGGCGGTGCGATCAGAAATCTGCTGATCGGCGTGCCAGTTTCCGCACTTTGGGAGCAGGGTATGCTCTTTCAAATAGCATTGATTGCAATGACGACTGTTTTCTTATTTCCGAATAACTTACTTAAACACTGGCAAAGATGGGGAAACCTGACGGATGCAATCGGGTTATCCGCATTTGCCATACAAGGGGCTTTATATGCTACAGAAATGAATCACCCTATAAGTGCTGTTGTCGTAGCAGCCGTCTTAACAGGAAGCGGCGGCGGAATCATCCGTGATCTTTTAGCAGGACGCAAACCGCTTGTCTTAAAATCTGAAATCTATGCAGTATGGGCCGTCCTTGCTGGTATCGTCATTGGTTTTGACCTTGCCGAGTCTGCCATTCACCTTTATACACTCTTTGTACTGCTGGTAGTATGCAGGGTACTCTCTTATACAAAAAAATGGCGACTGCCCAACAAATCTATTCATCATTAA
- a CDS encoding DUF624 domain-containing protein produces the protein MFEWITRLVGLNILWLLFTISGLILFGIFPATAAMFAVARKWVLGDENIRVFHFFWRSFKKEFWKSQLLGYLFLLISFILFIDIKFFLDQGSLLSKFMLLVSINLTIVFLVVIVFLFPAFVHFDWKLFQYLNRSLLIAILNPKLTILMITGLFGSFFIYRYIPMLIPFFGTSAVACYLTWIAQRSFRIVEEKRKKFQFGSVS, from the coding sequence GTGTTTGAATGGATTACCCGATTGGTTGGTTTGAATATATTATGGCTTTTATTTACCATATCCGGGCTGATTTTATTTGGTATCTTTCCAGCTACTGCGGCAATGTTTGCAGTTGCGAGGAAATGGGTGCTTGGTGATGAGAATATTAGGGTTTTTCACTTTTTCTGGAGGAGCTTCAAGAAGGAATTCTGGAAATCGCAACTTCTGGGATATCTGTTCCTTTTGATTAGTTTTATACTATTCATAGATATCAAATTCTTTTTGGATCAAGGCTCTCTCTTATCCAAGTTCATGCTATTAGTTTCCATCAATCTGACTATTGTGTTCCTGGTTGTCATTGTTTTTCTATTTCCAGCGTTCGTCCATTTTGACTGGAAGCTATTCCAATATCTGAATAGGAGCCTGCTAATTGCGATATTGAATCCTAAATTAACTATTTTGATGATTACCGGTTTATTCGGCTCTTTCTTTATTTACAGGTACATCCCGATGCTCATACCCTTTTTTGGAACTAGTGCTGTCGCCTGTTATTTGACTTGGATTGCTCAAAGATCGTTTCGTATTGTTGAAGAGAAAAGGAAAAAATTTCAATTTGGCAGCGTGTCTTAA
- the miaA gene encoding tRNA (adenosine(37)-N6)-dimethylallyltransferase MiaA, with protein MKKEKLVVIIGPTAVGKTNLSIELAKKLNGEIISGDSMQVYRGMDIGTAKVKPDEMDGIVHHLIDIKNPEEDFSSAEFQEIARPLITEIHEKKKLPIIVGGTGLYIQSVIYDYQFTEAASDPDFRKQLEAEACSAGNETIHSKLALIDPVSAERIHPNNVRRVIRALEIFHCTGKTMTDFLAEQDKVLLYDVVIIGLAMEREQLYERINLRVDLMMDQGLIQEVKGLYDKGLKECQSIQAIGYKELYAYFDGAVSLEDAKEQLKQNSRRYAKRQLTWFRNKMDVEWFDMSKPLDMDLRFNEIFTYIAGKLNLSANT; from the coding sequence TTGAAGAAAGAGAAGCTGGTCGTAATAATAGGACCGACAGCTGTTGGCAAAACAAATTTGAGCATTGAGCTCGCAAAGAAGCTAAATGGAGAAATTATCAGCGGAGACAGTATGCAGGTCTACCGCGGGATGGATATAGGGACTGCAAAAGTAAAGCCTGATGAAATGGATGGAATTGTCCACCATCTCATTGATATAAAAAATCCTGAAGAAGATTTTTCTTCAGCTGAATTTCAGGAGATTGCACGTCCATTAATTACGGAAATTCATGAAAAGAAAAAACTGCCTATCATCGTCGGCGGCACGGGATTATATATACAATCTGTCATTTATGATTATCAATTCACCGAGGCTGCTTCTGACCCGGATTTTAGGAAACAGCTTGAAGCTGAGGCCTGTTCAGCGGGAAATGAAACGATTCATAGTAAGCTTGCTTTGATCGATCCTGTTTCTGCTGAGAGAATTCACCCTAATAATGTCAGGCGAGTGATCAGAGCACTTGAAATTTTTCATTGTACAGGAAAAACAATGACCGATTTTCTTGCAGAACAAGATAAGGTGCTGCTGTATGATGTTGTCATTATAGGACTTGCAATGGAGAGAGAACAGCTCTATGAGAGAATTAATTTAAGGGTAGACCTGATGATGGATCAGGGCCTCATTCAAGAAGTAAAAGGGCTTTATGACAAGGGACTGAAAGAGTGTCAATCCATACAGGCAATAGGCTATAAAGAATTATACGCCTATTTTGACGGCGCTGTTTCCCTTGAAGACGCAAAAGAGCAGCTTAAACAAAATTCCCGAAGATATGCTAAGCGCCAGCTTACCTGGTTCCGCAACAAAATGGATGTGGAATGGTTTGATATGAGCAAGCCGTTGGATATGGATTTGAGATTCAATGAAATTTTTACATATATAGCAGGAAAGCTTAATTTAAGCGCGAATACATAA
- a CDS encoding ABC transporter substrate-binding protein: MNPNKILFIIMSVILIFGLTACSSEETKGGASSSEKVELRVAWWGGQARHDKMNELFDLFEQKNPNIKVLREFTTENQYAEKFTTQGAGGNAPDVMQTSSFFQFDFVTREMMLDLDPLVDSGDLNIKDFDPADIGGGKVNDKLYAISLGHNITGVIYNTAMFEKAGIEAPENNWTWDEYVAAAKKLKKSLGKDAWAVEDEGGVYRGLELFAQQRGKSVFKDDGLGIDKKDLKDWFKFWDQMRKDGLTPPASIQAEQGDKTQEQSMLALGKVAMISKSSNQLKIYQGSSKDKLAIVSYPFDPNGNKKIPLIVASLGISSKTKHPKEAAKLINFVVNDSDAAKIFKGEHGPQASKQMQEVITPLLGESENKEYAFVNEMIPSTKPYPAMPGGSTSVQKLLLTSNQEIAFGQKTISQAVDDFFEQANKILNR, translated from the coding sequence ATGAATCCTAATAAAATATTATTTATTATCATGTCTGTCATTCTGATATTTGGGTTAACAGCTTGTTCATCAGAGGAAACAAAGGGCGGAGCATCTTCCAGCGAGAAAGTTGAATTGCGTGTGGCGTGGTGGGGTGGTCAAGCTCGGCATGACAAGATGAATGAACTATTCGACTTGTTTGAGCAAAAAAACCCAAATATTAAGGTATTGCGCGAATTCACTACGGAAAATCAGTACGCGGAGAAATTCACTACTCAAGGTGCAGGTGGTAATGCCCCGGATGTAATGCAGACGAGCAGCTTCTTCCAATTTGACTTTGTAACGCGTGAAATGATGCTGGATCTTGACCCGCTTGTTGATTCAGGTGATTTGAATATAAAGGATTTTGATCCGGCAGATATTGGCGGAGGCAAAGTCAACGACAAGTTATATGCTATAAGTCTTGGTCACAATATTACAGGCGTGATCTATAATACAGCTATGTTTGAGAAAGCAGGAATAGAAGCGCCTGAAAACAACTGGACTTGGGACGAATATGTAGCTGCAGCCAAAAAACTGAAAAAATCACTGGGCAAAGACGCATGGGCGGTTGAGGATGAAGGTGGAGTGTATCGTGGACTAGAATTGTTTGCCCAACAGAGAGGGAAGTCAGTTTTTAAAGATGATGGACTAGGAATCGATAAAAAGGATTTGAAAGACTGGTTCAAGTTCTGGGATCAAATGCGTAAAGACGGGTTAACTCCACCTGCTTCAATTCAAGCAGAACAAGGAGATAAAACACAGGAACAGTCCATGCTTGCTCTTGGTAAGGTGGCGATGATCAGTAAAAGTTCCAATCAGCTGAAAATCTATCAAGGCAGTTCGAAAGACAAGCTTGCTATCGTCAGTTATCCGTTTGATCCGAATGGCAATAAGAAAATCCCTTTAATTGTGGCATCCCTAGGAATTTCTTCGAAAACAAAACATCCGAAGGAAGCGGCTAAACTGATAAACTTTGTTGTTAACGATTCAGATGCGGCCAAAATTTTTAAAGGTGAGCATGGTCCACAGGCTTCGAAACAAATGCAGGAAGTGATAACGCCCTTACTGGGAGAATCGGAGAATAAGGAATACGCTTTCGTAAACGAAATGATACCTTCCACTAAGCCGTATCCAGCTATGCCGGGTGGCAGTACATCCGTACAAAAGCTTCTGCTTACAAGTAACCAGGAGATTGCATTTGGTCAAAAAACCATCTCTCAGGCCGTTGATGACTTTTTTGAACAGGCAAACAAAATATTGAACCGATAA
- a CDS encoding PLP-dependent aminotransferase family protein, which produces MNSKYIKIMQEIKIQVADGSLIAGSKLPSVRQLSEYFSCSKNTVIKAYAELEKEHLIYSVPKSGYYVVNEFQKAAEENEVIDFLSAGPDKKVMPYVEFQHCMNQAIEQYKEELFTYSDQQGLYSLRVQLVKYLQSLQVFTQPERVIVVSGSQQALNLLVSMPFPNGKNNILIEQPTYFGFIESIKLHQATAFGIELSMEGIDLERLEYIFRNNDIKFFYIIPRFNNPLGHCYPNSDKKKIVELAEKYDVYIVEDDFLGDLDPNAKSDPLFSFDPSGRVIYIKSFSKIFLPGLRIGTVVLPSLMINNFLRYKFSSDFNSSALSQGALEIYLKSGMFNSHLKRIKEVYRTKMQILQEACESFLPANTHFSKPPSGFYLSISLPENVTAKQVVHMLKEQHIYVDDASRMFLPEYKKENLLRLCISQVNESQIKLGVERLAHCIDLINSRKNDISPNNFLLI; this is translated from the coding sequence ATGAACTCAAAATATATTAAGATAATGCAAGAAATTAAGATTCAGGTAGCAGATGGTTCGCTGATTGCAGGCAGTAAACTCCCTTCTGTTCGTCAGTTATCTGAGTATTTTTCATGCAGCAAAAATACGGTCATTAAAGCATACGCCGAACTTGAAAAAGAGCATTTAATTTATTCAGTTCCTAAAAGCGGCTACTATGTTGTGAATGAATTTCAAAAAGCGGCGGAAGAAAATGAGGTGATTGATTTCTTGTCTGCCGGTCCAGATAAAAAGGTTATGCCTTATGTGGAATTTCAACATTGTATGAATCAAGCAATTGAACAATATAAAGAAGAGCTTTTTACATACTCTGATCAACAAGGGCTTTACTCACTGCGGGTACAGTTAGTGAAATATTTGCAAAGTCTGCAGGTGTTTACTCAACCTGAAAGAGTAATCGTTGTATCTGGCTCGCAGCAAGCCCTTAATTTATTAGTTTCTATGCCATTTCCAAATGGAAAAAACAATATTCTAATTGAACAGCCTACTTATTTCGGATTCATAGAGTCCATCAAACTGCACCAAGCTACTGCTTTTGGAATTGAGTTATCGATGGAAGGAATTGATCTTGAACGTCTGGAATACATTTTTCGAAATAATGATATCAAGTTCTTCTATATTATCCCTAGATTTAACAATCCGCTTGGACATTGTTACCCGAATAGCGATAAGAAAAAAATCGTTGAGTTAGCTGAAAAATACGATGTATATATAGTGGAGGATGATTTTTTAGGAGACCTTGATCCAAATGCAAAATCAGATCCTTTATTTTCTTTTGATCCTTCTGGGAGAGTGATTTATATTAAAAGCTTTTCGAAAATTTTTCTCCCGGGGTTAAGGATCGGTACTGTCGTTCTTCCTTCATTAATGATTAACAATTTTTTACGATATAAATTCAGTTCGGATTTTAATAGTTCAGCACTTTCTCAAGGTGCGCTAGAAATCTATTTAAAAAGTGGTATGTTTAATAGCCATCTCAAAAGAATAAAAGAGGTATACCGTACTAAAATGCAAATCCTTCAAGAAGCATGTGAATCATTCCTGCCGGCTAATACTCATTTTTCAAAACCGCCTTCAGGATTCTATCTATCCATCAGTTTGCCAGAGAATGTGACAGCAAAGCAGGTAGTTCATATGCTGAAAGAGCAGCATATATATGTTGATGATGCCTCCAGAATGTTTTTACCAGAATATAAAAAGGAAAATCTCCTTCGATTATGCATTTCTCAAGTGAACGAGAGTCAAATTAAACTAGGGGTAGAGCGATTGGCTCACTGTATTGATTTAATTAATAGTAGAAAAAATGATATTAGTCCAAATAACTTTTTACTCATTTAG
- a CDS encoding DMT family transporter, with the protein MQGEIREKLGLILGLAGVICFSLTLPSTSIAVEYFGTTVVGLGRTIVAAILVGVVLIVRKEKLPNPRQFKSLLIVAAGAVLGFPLLTSWAMESLPVSHGAVEVALLPLATAGFAMFRAGEIPSLKFWISSIIGSLSVIMYAFHLGFGQLQFADLAILAAVLILGLSYAEGGKLAKDLGSWQVIAWAIMIGAPFFIFPVGLNLTTEMLHAPIHAWVSFIYLAVISQFLAYVAWYSGMAMGGIARVSQLQYLQPFLMILFATIFLDESITFFTVVIALIVVFSVILGKNAHVSKKEAVSEKN; encoded by the coding sequence ATGCAGGGAGAAATCAGAGAGAAATTAGGATTAATTTTGGGATTAGCAGGCGTCATTTGTTTTAGCTTAACGCTCCCGTCTACAAGTATTGCAGTAGAGTATTTTGGGACTACGGTCGTCGGTTTAGGAAGAACAATTGTAGCCGCTATTTTAGTAGGCGTGGTATTGATTGTTCGAAAAGAAAAACTGCCTAATCCCCGCCAATTCAAAAGTCTGCTTATTGTTGCAGCAGGTGCAGTTTTAGGATTTCCTCTCCTTACTTCTTGGGCAATGGAATCCTTGCCTGTTTCTCATGGAGCTGTGGAAGTAGCCCTGTTACCATTGGCAACAGCCGGATTTGCTATGTTTAGAGCAGGTGAAATCCCTTCTCTCAAATTCTGGATTTCAAGTATAATTGGCTCTTTATCTGTTATTATGTATGCTTTTCATCTCGGATTCGGTCAATTACAATTTGCCGATTTAGCAATATTGGCTGCAGTGTTAATACTTGGACTTAGTTACGCAGAAGGCGGGAAATTAGCGAAAGATTTAGGTAGCTGGCAAGTAATTGCTTGGGCGATTATGATCGGTGCTCCATTTTTTATTTTTCCAGTTGGATTAAACCTTACAACCGAAATGCTCCATGCCCCAATACATGCTTGGGTCAGTTTTATTTATCTCGCAGTGATCAGTCAATTTTTAGCATATGTTGCCTGGTATAGCGGAATGGCTATGGGCGGAATAGCAAGAGTTAGTCAGCTTCAATACCTGCAACCATTTTTAATGATTCTATTTGCAACCATATTTCTAGATGAATCCATCACATTTTTCACTGTTGTAATAGCATTGATAGTAGTCTTTTCTGTTATATTAGGCAAAAATGCTCACGTATCAAAAAAAGAAGCTGTATCAGAGAAAAACTAA
- a CDS encoding carbohydrate ABC transporter permease — MLKLFDNKQWLPFIPYIFLAPWLIGMILFNAFPFLSSLYLSFTNYNFVSSPTWIGIKNYATMFTQDSQYLQALKVTLTYVIVAVPLELAFALFLAILLNKGLRGLGVYRAVYYIPSLIGGSVAIAILWQQVFGNHGIVNQLLGYIGIVMPSWVGTPDYAIWSLIMLKVWQFGSPMVIFLAGLKQIPQEYYEASSLDGAGKWKGFIYITLPCLSPIILFNTIMQIISSFQAFTPAYIISNGTGGPVNSTLFYTLYLYQNGFGNFQMGYASAMAWTLLIIIACFTGLVYLTSKKWVHYGDQG; from the coding sequence ATGTTGAAATTATTTGACAACAAGCAGTGGTTACCGTTCATTCCTTACATCTTTCTGGCGCCCTGGCTTATAGGAATGATCTTGTTCAATGCCTTTCCTTTCCTTAGCTCATTATATCTTTCATTTACAAATTACAATTTCGTTTCCTCGCCTACCTGGATTGGTATAAAAAATTATGCAACTATGTTTACCCAAGATTCACAGTACCTGCAAGCTCTCAAGGTTACACTTACTTATGTGATTGTAGCTGTTCCGCTGGAGTTAGCATTTGCTCTTTTCCTAGCAATACTCTTAAATAAAGGACTTCGCGGTCTGGGTGTCTACCGTGCTGTTTACTATATACCTTCGCTAATCGGCGGAAGTGTCGCTATAGCGATTCTATGGCAGCAAGTATTCGGTAATCACGGCATCGTCAATCAATTGCTTGGTTATATAGGAATTGTTATGCCAAGTTGGGTAGGGACGCCTGATTATGCTATTTGGTCGCTCATTATGTTAAAGGTATGGCAGTTTGGTTCACCGATGGTCATTTTCCTGGCAGGTCTCAAACAAATCCCGCAGGAATACTATGAAGCCTCTTCCTTGGATGGTGCTGGTAAATGGAAGGGATTCATTTATATCACTCTGCCATGCCTGTCTCCTATTATTCTATTTAATACGATCATGCAAATTATTAGTTCTTTCCAGGCATTTACTCCGGCTTATATCATAAGCAACGGAACGGGTGGACCGGTAAATTCGACTCTGTTTTATACGCTTTATTTATATCAGAACGGATTCGGCAACTTCCAGATGGGATACGCCTCGGCTATGGCCTGGACATTACTTATTATCATCGCCTGCTTTACTGGCCTGGTGTATTTGACATCGAAAAAGTGGGTTCATTACGGAGATCAGGGGTGA
- the rpiB gene encoding ribose 5-phosphate isomerase B — MRIAVGGDHAGYPLKETVVSALKKFGHEVTDYGSFDSNPVDFPDITSEVCAAVLSGEADRAVMVCGTGVGACIAANKIPGIRASVCHDIYSAHQCVEHDDVNVMCVGAQIIGPVIVEELLESFLKAEFSTKEEFRRRVEKLNEMERQYSSLKPALSE; from the coding sequence ATGAGAATCGCAGTCGGAGGAGACCATGCAGGTTATCCACTTAAGGAGACAGTTGTAAGCGCTTTAAAAAAATTCGGACACGAGGTAACGGATTACGGATCATTTGATAGCAATCCTGTAGATTTCCCTGATATCACTAGTGAAGTATGTGCAGCAGTGCTATCCGGAGAGGCTGATAGAGCTGTAATGGTATGCGGTACAGGTGTGGGAGCATGTATTGCTGCCAATAAGATTCCAGGTATTCGTGCATCCGTCTGCCACGACATCTATTCCGCGCATCAGTGTGTAGAACATGACGATGTAAACGTAATGTGCGTAGGTGCACAAATTATCGGTCCGGTTATTGTGGAGGAATTACTGGAGAGTTTCTTGAAAGCAGAATTCAGTACCAAGGAAGAGTTTAGGCGGCGTGTTGAAAAACTAAACGAGATGGAGCGTCAGTATTCGTCTTTGAAACCGGCTCTGTCAGAGTAA
- the rbsK gene encoding ribokinase: MSIQAQIVVVGSINMDLVVKTPRIALEGETIIGDGFSTMPGGKGANQAVAASRLGAQVKMVGCVGDDRYGRELLAHFEEENIGTEYVTTISGQSTGVAMITVNESGENSIVVAPGANARMTPSYVREAENVIRSADMLLVQLEIPMDAVEEAVKVANRHRVPVILNPAPARQMSDVLLKQIDILTPNETEGKIIVTGRAESDASIGEVMSHLISRGVKRVVMTLGGEGAAYSESGAYRLMRAHKVETVDTTGAGDSFNAGLGVYLAEGGTLEEAVRFAQKAAALSVTNFGAQPSMPNRTKVNQFEYN; this comes from the coding sequence ATGTCCATACAAGCGCAAATTGTGGTAGTGGGAAGTATAAATATGGATTTAGTCGTGAAGACGCCTAGGATTGCACTTGAGGGAGAAACCATAATAGGCGATGGATTTTCCACTATGCCTGGTGGAAAGGGAGCAAATCAGGCGGTGGCCGCGAGTCGACTAGGCGCACAAGTAAAAATGGTTGGCTGTGTGGGTGATGACAGATATGGTAGAGAACTGCTGGCACATTTTGAAGAAGAGAATATAGGTACTGAATATGTAACAACAATATCAGGCCAGTCAACAGGAGTGGCCATGATTACCGTCAATGAATCCGGTGAGAATAGCATCGTTGTCGCTCCTGGCGCCAACGCTCGGATGACTCCTTCTTATGTACGAGAGGCTGAGAATGTGATTCGTTCAGCTGATATGCTTTTGGTTCAATTGGAAATCCCGATGGATGCGGTGGAAGAAGCAGTTAAAGTTGCGAACCGCCATAGAGTTCCGGTTATTTTAAATCCGGCTCCGGCCCGCCAGATGTCTGATGTACTTCTGAAGCAGATCGATATTCTGACCCCAAACGAAACAGAAGGCAAGATCATCGTCACAGGCCGGGCGGAAAGTGATGCTTCTATTGGAGAAGTAATGTCTCATCTTATTAGCAGGGGTGTAAAGCGAGTTGTTATGACGCTAGGGGGAGAAGGGGCAGCATACTCAGAAAGCGGTGCATACCGTCTTATGAGAGCCCATAAAGTTGAGACTGTTGACACAACTGGAGCGGGTGATTCTTTCAACGCCGGATTAGGTGTATATCTCGCAGAAGGAGGTACGTTAGAAGAAGCTGTTCGCTTTGCACAAAAAGCAGCTGCTCTGTCCGTCACTAATTTTGGTGCTCAACCGTCTATGCCTAACAGAACAAAGGTGAACCAATTTGAATATAATTGA
- the hfq gene encoding RNA chaperone Hfq, with amino-acid sequence MRTTVNIQDQVLNSIRRDGTFVTVFLLNGFQLRGLVKGFDNFTVLLETEGKQQLIYKHAISTFAPQKNVTLELE; translated from the coding sequence ATGAGAACAACAGTAAATATTCAAGACCAGGTTTTAAATTCCATCCGTAGAGACGGTACCTTTGTAACAGTATTCTTACTAAATGGTTTTCAATTAAGAGGGCTTGTCAAGGGGTTTGATAACTTTACGGTTCTTTTAGAAACAGAAGGAAAGCAGCAGCTTATCTATAAGCATGCGATTTCAACTTTTGCACCGCAGAAAAATGTAACACTTGAATTGGAATAG
- the spoVK gene encoding stage V sporulation protein K, translating into MDQAVTFKNNGQINVILNGQKKTYHEKISESASYEIKIPKTQPQHVILNEMEAELNTLVGMEEMKRMLKEIYAWIYINKKREEQGLKAGKQSLHMMFKGNPGTGKTTVARLIGKLFFQMNVLSKGHLIEAERADLVGEYIGHTAQKTRDLIKKSLGGILFIDEAYSLARGGEKDFGKEAIDTLVKHMEDKQHEFVLILAGYSKEMDHFLTLNPGLHSRFPLVVDFPDYSVEQLMEISKRMMIEREYTFSKEAEWKLRDHLNMIKTNMAPAKFSNGRYVRNVIEKSIRSQAMRLLTSDQYQRDDLMTIKSQDLIIKE; encoded by the coding sequence TTGGATCAAGCAGTCACATTTAAAAATAATGGTCAAATTAATGTGATTTTGAATGGGCAAAAAAAGACGTATCATGAGAAAATCAGCGAATCAGCATCCTATGAAATAAAAATTCCAAAAACACAGCCTCAGCATGTCATTCTTAATGAAATGGAAGCTGAATTAAACACTCTTGTAGGAATGGAAGAAATGAAACGGATGTTAAAAGAAATTTATGCATGGATTTATATCAATAAAAAGCGTGAGGAACAAGGACTTAAAGCTGGAAAGCAATCTCTTCATATGATGTTCAAAGGAAATCCGGGAACAGGAAAAACGACAGTTGCCAGGCTGATCGGCAAATTATTTTTTCAAATGAATGTGCTATCAAAAGGACACTTGATTGAAGCTGAAAGAGCAGATTTAGTCGGAGAATACATTGGACATACAGCACAAAAAACAAGAGACCTGATAAAAAAATCACTTGGCGGGATTCTTTTTATAGATGAAGCATATTCACTTGCACGCGGTGGAGAAAAGGATTTCGGCAAAGAAGCGATCGATACGCTTGTTAAGCATATGGAGGATAAGCAGCATGAATTTGTTTTAATCTTAGCGGGCTATTCAAAAGAAATGGATCATTTCCTGACTCTTAACCCTGGTCTTCATTCGAGATTTCCGCTAGTTGTGGATTTTCCTGACTATTCTGTAGAACAGCTGATGGAGATATCGAAAAGAATGATGATTGAACGGGAATACACATTCAGCAAAGAAGCGGAGTGGAAGCTTCGTGATCATTTAAATATGATTAAAACAAATATGGCTCCTGCAAAATTTTCAAATGGAAGATATGTTCGAAATGTCATTGAAAAATCGATCAGATCTCAAGCTATGAGACTTCTAACATCAGATCAATATCAGCGTGATGACCTGATGACAATAAAAAGCCAGGATCTCATCATAAAAGAATAA
- a CDS encoding carbohydrate ABC transporter permease, which yields MIKVNQQKSEFVIGLTEYKKTRTQFKKLILHGFILLGVVIMLYPILWMIISSFKPTETILTDNSLWPKDLTLSNYKNGWKGTSGTSFTTFYLNSFIMVGLAVVGNIISCSITAYAFARLEFKHKKVWFALMMMTMMIPMHVLVVPQYIIFNKLEWINTILPIVVPKFFAVDGFFIFLTVQFIRSLPRELDEAATIDGCGPFSIYTRIILPLTVPAIVTTTIFTFIWTWNDFFSQLLYLSSVEKYTVTLALRMFTDAGGEAALGSLFAMSVLSIIPVFLIFLFFQRYIVEGIATSGIK from the coding sequence ATGATAAAAGTTAATCAGCAAAAAAGTGAGTTTGTAATAGGGTTAACGGAGTACAAAAAGACAAGGACTCAGTTTAAAAAACTTATTCTTCATGGTTTCATCTTATTAGGCGTAGTTATTATGCTATACCCCATTTTGTGGATGATTATCAGTTCGTTTAAACCAACTGAAACCATATTAACCGATAACAGTCTATGGCCAAAAGACCTGACACTATCAAACTACAAGAATGGATGGAAGGGCACATCAGGAACATCGTTTACCACATTTTATCTGAATTCTTTTATTATGGTAGGGTTAGCGGTGGTTGGCAATATCATTTCCTGTTCTATTACCGCTTATGCTTTTGCTAGGTTGGAATTTAAACACAAAAAAGTCTGGTTTGCCTTAATGATGATGACCATGATGATTCCAATGCATGTACTTGTTGTGCCGCAGTACATTATCTTCAATAAATTGGAATGGATCAATACCATTTTGCCAATTGTGGTACCAAAGTTTTTTGCAGTGGATGGATTTTTCATATTCCTGACTGTTCAATTCATTCGGTCACTTCCTCGTGAACTGGATGAAGCTGCTACCATTGATGGATGCGGACCGTTTAGCATATATACCCGAATTATTCTGCCTTTAACAGTACCAGCAATCGTGACAACAACCATATTCACATTTATTTGGACATGGAACGACTTTTTCAGTCAGCTTTTATATCTCAGCAGTGTAGAAAAATATACAGTAACACTCGCGCTTCGTATGTTCACTGATGCGGGAGGAGAGGCAGCCCTTGGTTCGCTTTTTGCAATGTCTGTATTATCAATTATACCGGTATTTTTGATTTTCTTATTCTTCCAGCGTTATATTGTCGAAGGCATAGCCACATCTGGAATAAAGTAA
- a CDS encoding YmaF family protein — MDCYREQLPVPHAHYFQGVTEKKENHHHYLLGFSKPLNGNSYDGHFHYVEGLTTFENQHYHRFYVQTGPAIPMLDGSHYHLFFGKSYRNYTEAEPPEFGGVVYSAQQKQVHHHLFSGRTSGPIGY; from the coding sequence ATGGACTGTTACCGGGAGCAGCTTCCAGTTCCGCATGCTCATTATTTTCAGGGAGTCACTGAGAAGAAGGAAAATCACCATCATTATTTACTCGGGTTTTCTAAACCGCTGAACGGGAATTCATATGATGGTCATTTTCATTATGTTGAAGGGTTAACTACGTTTGAAAATCAGCATTATCACCGTTTTTATGTTCAAACAGGCCCTGCTATACCAATGCTTGATGGGTCTCATTATCACTTATTCTTCGGGAAATCTTACAGGAACTATACAGAAGCAGAGCCTCCGGAGTTTGGAGGAGTGGTTTATTCTGCACAGCAAAAGCAAGTTCATCACCATTTATTTAGCGGCCGAACAAGCGGACCTATTGGTTATTGA